The following are encoded together in the Acipenser ruthenus chromosome 24, fAciRut3.2 maternal haplotype, whole genome shotgun sequence genome:
- the LOC117429232 gene encoding claudin-3-like isoform X2 translates to MYSAGLEILGIALSVIGWLGSMVACILPMWKVAAFIGQNIVVAQVIWEGLWMNCVVQSTGQMQCKVYDSLLGLPEDLQAARAMTIVSILLAIVGIMVFVAGAKCTNCMEDEARKPKITISSGVIFIISGMLQLIPVSWSANVITMDFYEPLLGDSQKREMASVGIEILGVVLAVVGWIGSIVACTLPMWRVTAFIGVSIVTSQIMWEGIWMTCVVQSTGQMQCKIYDSLLALPQDLQAARALEVISIILGLLAILISIMGAKCTNCIEDQGAKAKVMIVSGVMFILASLMQLIPVSWSANTIIRDFYNPLVPESSKREMGSSLFIGWAAASLLLFGGAILCCSCPPKETKYVPSRMAYSTAKSAAPSGYDRKDYV, encoded by the exons ATGTATTCTGCCGGGCTAGAGATCCTTGGGATTGCTTTGTCTGTCATTGGGTGGCTGGGTTCCATGGTAGCCTGCATCCTGCCCATGTGGAAGGTGGCAGCTTTCATTGGGCAGAACATTGTGGTGGCACAGGTCATCTGGGAAGGTCTCTGGATGAATTGTGTGGTGCAGAGCACTGGGCAGATGCAGTGCAAGGTCTATGATTCCCTGCTAGGACTTCCAGAAGATCTCCAAGCTGCCCGAGCCATGACAATCGTCTCCATCCTCCTGGCAATCGTGGGCATTATGGTCTTTGTGGCTGGGGCCAAATGCACCAACTGCATGGAGGACGAGGCTCGCAAACCGAAAATCACCATCAGTTCCGGGGTCATCTTCATCATTTCTGGGATGCTGCAACTCATCCCTGTTTCCTGGTCGGCCAATGTTATCACCATGGACTTCTATGAACCCCTGCTGGGTGACTCACAGAAGAGGGA AATGGCTTCCGTTGGCATAGAAATCCTTGGAGTGGTTTTGGCCGTTGTCGGGTGGATAGGCAGCATTGTGGCTTGCACTCTGCCCATGTGGAGGGTGACGGCTTTCATTGGGGTGAGCATCGTGACTTCTCAGATTATGTGGGAAGGCATATGGATGACCTGTGTGGTGCAGAGCACCGGGCAGATGCAGTGCAAGATCTACGACTCCTTGCTGGCTCTCCCTCAGGATCTCCAGGCAGCCCGAGCCTTGGAGGTCATCTCCATAATCTTGGGCCTCTTGGCCATCTTGATCTCCATTATGGGAGCCAAGTGCACCAACTGCATTGAAGATCAGGGGGCCAAAGCTAAGGTCATGATTGTGTCAGGGGTTATGTTCATCCTTGCATCTCTCATGCAGCTCATCCCAGTATCATGGTCAGCTAACACCATCATCAGGGATTTCTACAACCCTCTTGTGCCTGAATCAAGCAAGAGAGAGATGGGATCTTCCTTGTTTATCGGATGGGCTGCAGCCTCTCTTCTGCTCTTTGGAGGAGCAATTCTCTGCTGTTCCTGCCCACCAAAGGAAACCAAATATGTGCCATCCAGGATGGCTTACTCAACAGCCAAGTCTGCCGCTCCGAGTGGCTATGACAGGAAGGACTACGTCTGA
- the LOC117429232 gene encoding claudin-3-like isoform X1, protein MYSAGLEILGIALSVIGWLGSMVACILPMWKVAAFIGQNIVVAQVIWEGLWMNCVVQSTGQMQCKVYDSLLGLPEDLQAARAMTIVSILLAIVGIMVFVAGAKCTNCMEDEARKPKITISSGVIFIISGMLQLIPVSWSANVITMDFYEPLLGDSQKREFGNSLYFGWGAACLLILGGALLCCSCPPMEQTYRPSRVAYSASNNVTTSGYDKKDYV, encoded by the coding sequence ATGTATTCTGCCGGGCTAGAGATCCTTGGGATTGCTTTGTCTGTCATTGGGTGGCTGGGTTCCATGGTAGCCTGCATCCTGCCCATGTGGAAGGTGGCAGCTTTCATTGGGCAGAACATTGTGGTGGCACAGGTCATCTGGGAAGGTCTCTGGATGAATTGTGTGGTGCAGAGCACTGGGCAGATGCAGTGCAAGGTCTATGATTCCCTGCTAGGACTTCCAGAAGATCTCCAAGCTGCCCGAGCCATGACAATCGTCTCCATCCTCCTGGCAATCGTGGGCATTATGGTCTTTGTGGCTGGGGCCAAATGCACCAACTGCATGGAGGACGAGGCTCGCAAACCGAAAATCACCATCAGTTCCGGGGTCATCTTCATCATTTCTGGGATGCTGCAACTCATCCCTGTTTCCTGGTCGGCCAATGTTATCACCATGGACTTCTATGAACCCCTGCTGGGTGACTCACAGAAGAGGGAGTTTGGGAATTCGCTGTACTTTGGTTGGGGTGCAGCTTGTCTTCTGATCCTTGGGGGTGCCCTACTCTGTTGCTCCTGTCCACCAATGGAGCAGACATATAGGCCCTCTAGAGTGGCTTACTCAGCTTCAAACAATGTCACTACCAGTGGATATGACAAGAAGGACTATGTGTGA